The following are encoded in a window of Urocitellus parryii isolate mUroPar1 chromosome 7, mUroPar1.hap1, whole genome shotgun sequence genomic DNA:
- the LOC113189300 gene encoding large ribosomal subunit protein eL39-like — LTVSSHKPFRINKFLTKKQKQNDSIPQWIQMETDNKIRYNSKRRQWRKINLGLQGIPHEMLYHVFMLYHGPDQLSMSS, encoded by the coding sequence CTCACTGTGTCTTCTCACAAGCCTTTCAGGATCAACAAATTCCTaaccaagaaacaaaagcaaaatgattCCATTCCCCAATGGATTCAGATGGAAACTGATAATAAAATCAGGTACAACTCCAAAAGGAGACAGTGGAGGAAAATCAACCTGGGTCTACAAGGAATTCCACATGAGATGCTGTATCATGTATTTATGCTGTATCATGGTCCTGATCAACTTTCCATGTCAAGCTGA